The following coding sequences lie in one Sphingobium sp. KCTC 72723 genomic window:
- the clpP gene encoding ATP-dependent Clp endopeptidase proteolytic subunit ClpP yields the protein MTNIMHDPMAALVPIVIEQSSRGERSFDIFSRLLRERIIFVTGQVEDHMASLIVAQLLFLESENPKKDIWMYINSPGGVVTAGMAIHDTMKYIRPQVGTVCIGQAASMGSFLLAAGEPGKRIALSNARIMVHQPSGGAQGMASDIEIQAKEILRIRRRLNDLYAKYTGRPLEEVEKAMDRDTFLEADEAKAFGLVDEVLDRRPVAETPDA from the coding sequence ATGACCAACATCATGCATGATCCCATGGCCGCGCTGGTTCCTATCGTCATCGAACAGTCGAGCCGTGGCGAACGCAGCTTCGACATCTTCTCGCGGCTGCTGCGTGAACGGATCATCTTCGTGACCGGCCAGGTGGAAGATCATATGGCGTCGCTGATCGTCGCCCAGCTGCTGTTCCTCGAATCGGAAAATCCGAAAAAGGACATCTGGATGTACATCAACTCGCCCGGCGGCGTGGTGACGGCGGGCATGGCGATCCACGACACGATGAAATATATCCGTCCCCAGGTCGGCACCGTATGCATCGGCCAGGCCGCCTCGATGGGCAGCTTCCTGCTCGCCGCAGGTGAGCCGGGCAAGCGCATCGCGCTCTCCAATGCCCGCATCATGGTGCATCAGCCGTCCGGCGGCGCGCAGGGCATGGCGTCGGATATCGAGATCCAGGCCAAGGAAATCCTGCGGATTCGCCGTCGCCTGAACGATCTTTACGCCAAATATACCGGCCGCCCGCTGGAGGAAGTGGAAAAGGCGATGGACCGCGACACCTTCCTGGAAGCGGACGAGGCCAAGGCCTTTGGCCTGGTCGATGAAGTGTTGGACCGTCGCCCCGTGGCAGAAACGCCCGACGCATAA
- a CDS encoding glycosyltransferase family 2 protein, whose amino-acid sequence MKEFPPVDGKPVNGKSADTDTVHAEPRIAVILPCYNEAGAIVQTVEDFRRALPHADIYVFDNNSNDGSRDLAAGAGAIVRRVTQQGKGHVVRRMFADVDADIYIMADGDATYEAAAAPAMVAAMLADNLDMVVGCRRSEVEEAYRRGHRIGNWALTGLLKQLFGRSFTDILSGYRVFSRRFVKSFPVLSAGFEIETEISVHALELAMPVAEIVTAYGARPEGSVSKLSTYRDGWRILRTIITLYRIERPILFFGVIAAFLVALGLGLAAPLIVTYVQTGLVPRFPTAVLVTGLMILATLLAMCGLILDTVVRGRQEVRRLAYLAFRAPSDYHIRP is encoded by the coding sequence ATGAAGGAATTTCCGCCAGTGGATGGTAAGCCAGTGAACGGCAAAAGCGCGGATACCGATACCGTCCATGCGGAACCACGCATCGCGGTCATCCTGCCCTGCTATAATGAAGCGGGCGCGATCGTGCAGACGGTGGAGGATTTCCGCCGCGCGCTGCCCCATGCCGACATCTATGTGTTCGACAATAACAGCAACGACGGCAGCCGCGACCTGGCGGCCGGGGCAGGGGCCATCGTCCGCCGCGTGACCCAACAGGGCAAGGGCCATGTCGTGCGCCGCATGTTCGCCGACGTGGATGCCGACATCTACATCATGGCCGATGGCGACGCGACCTACGAAGCCGCCGCCGCCCCGGCGATGGTTGCCGCCATGCTGGCCGACAATCTCGACATGGTCGTGGGATGCCGCCGTTCGGAAGTGGAGGAAGCCTATCGGCGCGGCCATCGCATCGGCAACTGGGCGCTGACCGGCCTGCTTAAGCAGCTGTTCGGCCGCAGTTTTACGGACATCCTGTCGGGCTACCGCGTCTTTTCCCGCCGCTTCGTCAAAAGCTTCCCGGTCCTGTCGGCAGGTTTCGAGATCGAAACGGAAATTAGCGTCCACGCCCTCGAACTTGCCATGCCGGTCGCCGAAATCGTCACCGCCTATGGCGCGCGGCCCGAAGGATCGGTCAGCAAACTCAGCACCTATCGCGATGGCTGGCGCATCCTGCGCACCATCATCACCCTCTATCGTATCGAGCGGCCGATCCTGTTCTTCGGCGTCATTGCCGCCTTCCTCGTCGCGCTGGGACTTGGCCTGGCCGCGCCGTTGATCGTGACCTATGTGCAGACCGGCCTGGTGCCGCGTTTCCCCACCGCTGTCCTTGTCACTGGCCTCATGATTCTGGCCACGCTGCTGGCGATGTGCGGCCTCATCCTCGACACGGTGGTGCGCGGGCGGCAGGAAGTGCGGCGTCTCGCCTATCTCGCCTTCCGCGCGCCGTCCGACTATCATATCCGACCCTGA
- the tig gene encoding trigger factor, giving the protein MQTVETMNEGLKRAYTVTITSKDIDARVEKEVTAMAPQVRMPGFRPGKVPANLVKKMHGEQLQREALNNSIQESIQKLIADQKLRPAMQPSVELDEGFEFGKDAQIKVELEVLPEIAAPSVDGLKLERLTVEVAEAQIDEAAGRIATQQGALEERADDHAAQDGDTLTIDFLGKVDGEPFEGGAAEDVKLTIGAGQFIPGFEEQLGGLKKGDEKVIEVTFPEDYGAAHLAGKLATFDIKVKAILDGDKPKLDDEFAKSLGLEGLDQLKDLLKGQIEQEHNGLTRTHMKRKLLDQLAASHDFDVPPSMVEAEFNQIWAQLQHEAGHEADPEAALAEMEAEKEDYRAIAVRRVRLGLLLSEIGQANGVTVSDQEMNRLIMQAAQQYGPQDRERFVQYVRQDAMAAAQLRAPLYEDKVVDFLFEKAEVTDRAVTKEELEAAIEAEDGDIKPHVHGPNCGHDHDEKPKAKKAATKKAAAEPAAETEAVAEEAPAKAKKAAPKKAAAAEPEADAEAPAAEEKPKKKAAPKKAAAKAE; this is encoded by the coding sequence ATGCAGACTGTCGAGACGATGAACGAGGGCCTTAAGCGCGCCTACACTGTCACCATCACGTCGAAGGATATCGACGCTCGCGTGGAAAAGGAAGTGACGGCCATGGCCCCGCAAGTGCGGATGCCTGGTTTCCGTCCTGGCAAGGTGCCTGCCAATCTCGTCAAGAAGATGCATGGCGAACAGTTGCAGCGCGAAGCGCTCAACAATTCGATTCAGGAAAGCATCCAGAAGCTGATCGCCGACCAGAAGCTGCGTCCCGCGATGCAGCCTTCGGTCGAACTGGACGAAGGTTTCGAGTTCGGCAAGGACGCGCAAATCAAGGTCGAGCTGGAAGTGCTGCCCGAAATCGCAGCGCCCAGCGTCGATGGCCTCAAGCTGGAACGCCTGACCGTCGAAGTCGCCGAAGCGCAGATCGATGAGGCCGCCGGTCGCATCGCCACGCAGCAGGGCGCTCTGGAAGAACGGGCCGACGATCATGCGGCGCAGGACGGCGATACGCTGACCATCGATTTCCTCGGCAAGGTCGACGGCGAACCGTTCGAAGGCGGCGCTGCCGAAGACGTCAAGCTGACGATCGGCGCGGGCCAGTTCATTCCCGGCTTCGAAGAACAGCTTGGCGGCCTGAAGAAGGGCGATGAGAAGGTCATCGAAGTGACATTCCCGGAAGATTATGGCGCGGCGCATCTGGCTGGCAAACTTGCCACCTTCGACATCAAGGTGAAGGCGATCCTCGACGGCGACAAGCCCAAGCTGGACGATGAATTTGCCAAGTCGCTGGGTCTGGAAGGGCTGGACCAGCTCAAGGATCTGCTCAAGGGCCAGATCGAGCAGGAACATAACGGCCTGACCCGCACCCACATGAAGCGCAAGCTGCTCGATCAGCTGGCCGCATCGCATGATTTCGACGTTCCCCCCAGCATGGTGGAAGCCGAATTCAATCAGATCTGGGCGCAGCTTCAGCACGAAGCCGGCCATGAAGCCGACCCGGAAGCGGCACTGGCCGAAATGGAAGCCGAAAAGGAAGATTATCGCGCCATCGCGGTGCGTCGCGTCCGCCTTGGCCTCCTTCTCTCGGAAATCGGCCAGGCTAATGGCGTGACTGTATCCGATCAGGAAATGAACCGCCTGATCATGCAGGCCGCGCAGCAGTACGGCCCGCAGGACCGCGAACGCTTCGTGCAATATGTCCGTCAGGATGCGATGGCCGCAGCCCAGCTGCGCGCGCCGCTTTATGAGGACAAGGTCGTCGACTTCCTGTTCGAAAAGGCAGAAGTCACCGATCGCGCCGTGACCAAGGAAGAACTGGAAGCGGCGATCGAAGCCGAAGACGGCGACATCAAGCCCCATGTCCATGGTCCCAACTGCGGTCATGACCATGACGAAAAGCCCAAGGCCAAGAAGGCTGCGACCAAGAAGGCAGCGGCCGAACCAGCCGCCGAAACCGAAGCAGTAGCTGAAGAAGCCCCCGCCAAGGCCAAGAAGGCCGCGCCCAAGAAGGCTGCGGCTGCCGAACCGGAAGCGGATGCCGAAGCCCCTGCCGCCGAGGAAAAGCCCAAGAAAAAGGCTGCTCCCAAAAAGGCCGCCGCCAAGGCTGAATAA
- a CDS encoding RNA polymerase sigma factor, with product MHRVRAKLEWFKTVILPQEAALRGRLRRILPSTHELDDMVAEVLARAYATENWENVSTGRAYLFTIARNLVIDNARRNKVVSFETIADLELLGGENTIEAQLHAREALRQVEVIVESLPTQCRRVFILRRIHEKSMLEIAEEMALSVSTVEKHLAKAIAIVMRAWAEREETDFERAGVGTKVRMREQGRDRSGSRAPAGQA from the coding sequence GTGCATAGGGTTCGCGCTAAACTGGAATGGTTCAAGACAGTGATATTGCCGCAGGAGGCCGCTTTGCGCGGGCGTCTGCGCCGCATTCTGCCTTCTACCCATGAACTGGACGACATGGTCGCCGAAGTCCTGGCCCGCGCCTATGCGACGGAAAACTGGGAAAATGTCAGCACCGGCCGCGCCTATCTGTTTACCATTGCCCGCAATCTGGTGATCGACAATGCCCGCCGTAACAAGGTGGTCAGTTTCGAAACGATCGCCGATCTGGAATTGCTGGGCGGCGAAAACACCATCGAGGCGCAACTTCATGCGCGTGAAGCGTTGCGGCAGGTCGAGGTAATCGTCGAGTCGTTGCCCACGCAATGCCGCCGCGTCTTCATACTTCGCCGCATCCACGAAAAATCCATGTTGGAAATAGCGGAGGAGATGGCTCTGTCCGTTTCTACTGTTGAGAAACATCTGGCCAAAGCCATCGCAATAGTTATGCGGGCCTGGGCAGAACGTGAGGAAACGGACTTCGAACGTGCAGGGGTCGGGACCAAAGTCAGGATGCGGGAACAGGGACGCGATCGAAGCGGAAGCCGCGCGCCTGCTGGCCAGGCTTAA
- a CDS encoding FecR family protein, whose translation MQGSGPKSGCGNRDAIEAEAARLLARLNSDPTPQDEADICAWVESDPRHGVAFARAEAAWEATDRLKSAAADVTLPPMAAIISEEQQRRLSRNILIVAAVAVALFIVAAIVTVRTFTGVERYETRVGEIRDIALDDGSTLHLNSGSEAEVRFTANGRKVRIIKGEASFEVAHDDKRPFDVEARSAVIRAVGTAFNVRMRPSMVELTVTTGVVTVHCGDRAGKKVDAGSGAVIQPRNIALTRLGAKLVDQRTAWREQMVELDGETIEQATGEFNRYRTTPILIGDNRVSALRIGGRFRVTDSREFLSALQLSLPIRAVHGEDGSVMLLYRDEEPAVAASASAL comes from the coding sequence GTGCAGGGGTCGGGACCAAAGTCAGGATGCGGGAACAGGGACGCGATCGAAGCGGAAGCCGCGCGCCTGCTGGCCAGGCTTAACAGCGACCCCACGCCTCAAGACGAAGCCGATATATGTGCCTGGGTCGAATCGGACCCGCGCCATGGTGTCGCCTTTGCCCGCGCCGAAGCCGCGTGGGAAGCCACCGACCGACTGAAAAGCGCCGCTGCCGACGTCACCCTGCCCCCCATGGCGGCGATCATCAGCGAGGAACAGCAGCGCCGCCTGTCCCGCAACATACTGATCGTAGCGGCCGTTGCCGTGGCGCTGTTCATCGTTGCCGCGATTGTGACGGTGCGCACCTTTACCGGGGTCGAGCGGTACGAAACCCGCGTCGGGGAAATCCGCGACATTGCGCTGGACGACGGGTCAACCCTGCATCTTAACAGCGGCAGCGAGGCCGAAGTCCGCTTTACCGCCAATGGCCGCAAGGTGCGGATCATCAAGGGCGAAGCATCGTTCGAAGTCGCCCATGACGATAAACGCCCGTTCGACGTAGAAGCGCGATCCGCCGTAATTCGCGCGGTCGGCACTGCTTTCAATGTGCGGATGCGCCCGTCCATGGTCGAACTGACCGTCACCACCGGCGTCGTCACGGTCCATTGCGGCGACCGTGCAGGCAAGAAAGTCGATGCCGGTAGCGGCGCCGTGATCCAGCCACGCAACATCGCACTGACCCGGCTGGGTGCCAAGCTGGTCGATCAGCGCACGGCGTGGCGCGAACAGATGGTCGAACTGGACGGCGAAACGATCGAACAGGCGACGGGCGAATTCAACCGCTATCGCACCACGCCCATCCTGATCGGCGACAATCGCGTGTCGGCATTGCGCATCGGTGGCCGTTTCCGCGTGACCGACAGCCGGGAGTTTCTGTCCGCGCTGCAACTGAGCCTGCCGATCCGCGCCGTGCATGGCGAAGATGGATCGGTGATGCTGCTGTATCGGGACGAGGAACCGGCTGTAGCCGCCAGCGCGTCGGCGCTTTAG
- a CDS encoding NAD-dependent deacylase has protein sequence MAQDIQNIMILTGAGISAESGLATFRGPDGLWEGHRVEEVCTPEAIARNPALVHRFYDERRAKLAEVAPNAAHDALAALDAAWDGDLLIVTQNVDDLHERAGARRLIHMHGQLQSALCAACGVTVPWTASLPPGTPCATCARPALRPDIVFFGEMPYAMDAIDEAVRNADLFVSIGTSGAVYPAAGFVQTARHVGARTLELNLDPSAGSIWFEETRLGPATQLVPDLVRTLLG, from the coding sequence ATGGCGCAAGACATCCAGAACATCATGATCCTCACCGGCGCGGGTATCAGCGCCGAAAGCGGCCTTGCCACCTTTCGCGGTCCCGATGGATTGTGGGAGGGGCATCGGGTGGAGGAGGTTTGCACGCCAGAGGCGATCGCGCGCAATCCCGCGCTGGTCCACCGCTTTTACGATGAACGCCGCGCGAAACTGGCCGAAGTCGCGCCCAATGCCGCGCATGATGCGCTGGCCGCGCTGGATGCGGCATGGGATGGCGACCTGCTGATCGTCACGCAAAATGTCGATGACCTGCATGAGCGGGCAGGCGCGCGCCGGCTGATCCACATGCACGGTCAGTTGCAATCGGCCCTGTGCGCGGCCTGTGGCGTGACTGTGCCATGGACCGCCTCGTTGCCGCCCGGCACCCCTTGCGCCACCTGCGCCCGGCCCGCGCTGCGCCCCGATATCGTGTTCTTTGGCGAAATGCCCTATGCCATGGATGCCATCGACGAAGCGGTGCGCAACGCGGACCTGTTCGTGTCGATCGGAACGTCGGGCGCGGTCTATCCGGCGGCGGGGTTCGTCCAGACCGCTCGCCATGTCGGCGCACGCACGCTCGAACTCAACCTGGATCCATCGGCGGGCAGCATCTGGTTCGAAGAAACCCGGCTCGGCCCCGCAACGCAACTGGTGCCGGACCTCGTCCGCACTTTGCTCGGCTAA
- a CDS encoding ammonium transporter, which translates to MRPSLALLAFLFIAQPQPAFAQVAAADSGDTGWMILCALLLMFAALPGLMLRHAGQVNVRNALSVVAQGVVVVAMVSLVWGVAGYSLAYAPGSAWLGGGANLLLANLGQLRDGLTVPESAFVLFQMALAMLAAGLLVGAIAERCRIGWCVAFAPLWLLLVYAPIAHAIWGGGWLADLGVMDFAGGLVVQASAGFSALALALIVGRRREAAGAGHAPLLTIVGGVLMWIGLSGAVGGWALGATDDAATALLNHHFAACAAALVWALLDQMLGARTSATGVLSGALAGIAAISACAALVGTGGAMLIGAIAALICRSVAALVARRVDDASGIFLIHGVGGATGALLLPLFAMPVLGGVGFEGAISLTGALVSQFVGLAVVALWAMVGSAIAALIVSVVIPMRVDAQTEADGLDASQHGQQGWDFR; encoded by the coding sequence ATGCGCCCCTCCCTTGCCCTGCTTGCTTTCCTTTTCATCGCCCAGCCCCAGCCTGCCTTTGCGCAGGTGGCCGCTGCCGATAGCGGCGACACGGGATGGATGATCCTGTGCGCGCTGTTGCTGATGTTTGCGGCTCTGCCGGGGTTGATGCTGCGCCATGCGGGGCAGGTGAATGTGCGCAACGCGCTGTCGGTCGTGGCGCAGGGCGTCGTGGTGGTGGCGATGGTGTCGCTGGTGTGGGGCGTGGCGGGCTATAGCCTGGCCTATGCGCCGGGCAGTGCGTGGCTGGGTGGCGGGGCGAACCTGTTGCTCGCCAATCTGGGGCAGTTGCGTGACGGGCTGACCGTGCCGGAATCCGCGTTCGTATTGTTTCAGATGGCGCTGGCGATGCTGGCCGCCGGATTGCTGGTCGGCGCGATTGCCGAGCGGTGCCGGATCGGCTGGTGTGTGGCCTTTGCGCCGCTATGGCTGCTGCTGGTCTATGCACCGATCGCCCATGCCATATGGGGCGGCGGGTGGCTGGCGGATCTGGGCGTAATGGATTTTGCCGGGGGGCTGGTGGTGCAGGCAAGTGCGGGCTTTTCCGCGCTGGCGCTGGCGCTGATCGTCGGGCGGCGGCGTGAGGCGGCTGGCGCGGGTCATGCGCCGTTGCTGACGATTGTCGGCGGCGTGCTGATGTGGATCGGCCTGTCGGGGGCCGTGGGCGGATGGGCGCTGGGGGCGACCGACGATGCAGCGACGGCGCTGCTGAACCATCATTTTGCGGCTTGCGCGGCGGCTTTGGTCTGGGCGTTGCTCGACCAGATGCTGGGCGCGCGGACCAGCGCAACTGGCGTGTTGAGCGGGGCGCTGGCGGGGATTGCCGCGATTTCGGCCTGCGCGGCGCTGGTCGGCACGGGCGGCGCTATGCTGATCGGCGCGATAGCTGCGTTGATATGCCGGAGCGTCGCAGCGCTGGTGGCACGCCGGGTCGATGATGCCAGCGGCATATTCCTGATTCACGGGGTTGGCGGTGCGACCGGGGCGCTATTGTTGCCCCTGTTCGCCATGCCGGTGCTGGGCGGGGTCGGCTTTGAAGGGGCGATCAGCCTGACCGGCGCACTGGTGAGCCAGTTCGTCGGGCTGGCAGTCGTCGCGCTGTGGGCCATGGTCGGCAGCGCGATCGCGGCGCTGATCGTGTCGGTCGTCATCCCCATGCGCGTGGATGCGCAGACGGAAGCGGACGGGCTGGATGCCAGCCAGCATGGCCA